Proteins found in one Brevibacillus brevis genomic segment:
- a CDS encoding cyclic lactone autoinducer peptide gives MRNKAMMFVAKHVSAIASFVAVLAVTTASFGFVGKPEIPEELKK, from the coding sequence ATGAGAAATAAAGCGATGATGTTCGTAGCGAAGCATGTTTCAGCAATTGCTTCATTCGTTGCGGTACTGGCAGTAACTACAGCATCCTTTGGATTCGTGGGGAAACCTGAAATTCCAGAAGAATTAAAGAAATAA
- a CDS encoding accessory gene regulator ArgB-like protein yields MIETLAERIAIQLKSINPHETKSVPTMKFGLILIINMLLIITISLIISLVVGTFQGTLLTLAGFLILRQFSGGFHYSSSVYCTMTSIVGAVFIPLIPLPNDFVTPIIIITLVLVALFAPQDMEMQSRLFKQNQTVLLKIISITIVSSLFFIESETLVKTFFVQALTLIPLKGGGKDEK; encoded by the coding sequence ATGATTGAAACTCTTGCTGAAAGAATAGCCATACAACTAAAGTCGATCAATCCACATGAAACAAAGTCAGTCCCTACCATGAAATTTGGGCTAATCCTCATCATAAACATGCTGCTCATCATTACGATTAGCCTCATCATTTCACTCGTGGTAGGGACCTTTCAGGGAACATTACTCACATTGGCCGGATTTTTGATACTACGTCAATTTTCAGGAGGATTTCACTATTCATCGTCTGTATACTGCACCATGACAAGTATAGTGGGAGCTGTATTCATCCCTCTTATTCCTCTACCTAATGATTTTGTCACCCCGATTATTATCATCACATTAGTCCTGGTAGCACTTTTTGCTCCGCAAGATATGGAAATGCAATCACGACTATTCAAACAGAATCAGACTGTACTCCTCAAGATCATCTCAATTACCATCGTTAGTTCATTATTTTTCATAGAAAGCGAGACACTGGTTAAAACCTTTTTTGTGCAAGCACTGACGCTAATTCCACTGAAAGGAGGTGGAAAAGATGAGAAATAA
- a CDS encoding DNA polymerase III, translated as MRLLLYHAYLPENHAHFVSEEQVMQEGIQYFTKSNNRYSNGGRVQNEKTESLRPFGIPDWVNFKEAIGVDISNRFFKSFCFPMFTDKILVFDSEISISIYDQAFYDDFKDFDEEALNFDTGESIEHWIKLYWDSMMTLQEYLLKRPYPKPEILVFESIPKEIIRVCEEKS; from the coding sequence GTGAGATTATTGTTGTATCATGCTTATTTACCTGAAAATCACGCACATTTTGTTTCGGAAGAACAAGTCATGCAAGAAGGAATACAATACTTTACAAAGTCTAATAATCGTTATAGTAACGGTGGTAGAGTACAAAATGAAAAGACTGAAAGTTTGAGACCTTTTGGTATCCCGGATTGGGTTAATTTTAAAGAAGCTATAGGTGTTGATATATCTAATCGCTTTTTTAAGTCGTTTTGTTTTCCTATGTTTACGGATAAAATTCTCGTATTTGATAGTGAGATATCTATTTCTATCTATGACCAAGCGTTCTACGATGATTTCAAGGATTTTGATGAAGAAGCCTTGAACTTTGACACGGGAGAAAGCATTGAGCATTGGATTAAGTTGTATTGGGATAGCATGATGACACTTCAAGAATACTTGCTAAAAAGACCTTATCCAAAACCAGAGATATTAGTGTTTGAGTCAATACCTAAAGAGATTATTCGAGTGTGTGAAGAAAAATCGTAA
- a CDS encoding DJ-1/PfpI family protein has product MKTVWRISIYLIVFVVLVGGAGTLGFVNTMNEVMSVYDKAAPALTNVQVPKYDANKPTVAVLLANESTEVFDFLVPYEMFAMTEAYNVYGVAPDREIKSLTGGLDVVPHYSFDEMDAMLGKSPDIIVIPFMPILDEKKYTPVREWIQKHASDKTLLLSICNGAENLADTGLLNGKSAATHWGDIDRLIKQYPKVQWVKDLRYVPQGNIISSAGLTSGIDATLYVISQQLGEEAAEKVAVEMNYPSYDYVKKPQMEPFTAGLSDITFILNNAYQWNKVKAGVLLYNGVDELDLSAAFDTYAASGTTSTLTVSGANEPIVTKHGLNLVARYQIKNVPKLAKMIVVGADAESAAAKDINQWNESGNSAELLYLHREAMDRFAMDPAFEDLAKQEDIGTAKFAAKRLEYRATDHLKLEGRTFSFEAFGVPILLGILSLIVAFFIDQRFFRRKKDISASR; this is encoded by the coding sequence GTGAAAACTGTATGGCGAATCAGTATTTATCTCATCGTTTTTGTTGTCTTAGTAGGAGGTGCAGGCACACTCGGGTTCGTCAATACAATGAATGAGGTAATGTCGGTTTACGATAAAGCCGCACCTGCATTGACGAATGTGCAGGTACCGAAATATGACGCAAACAAACCGACAGTGGCAGTGTTACTGGCGAATGAATCAACAGAAGTGTTCGATTTTCTCGTCCCATACGAGATGTTTGCGATGACGGAAGCTTACAATGTATACGGCGTTGCACCCGATCGTGAAATAAAATCACTAACCGGCGGACTCGATGTCGTTCCGCATTATTCGTTTGACGAAATGGATGCGATGCTCGGCAAAAGCCCGGACATTATCGTCATACCGTTTATGCCGATTCTAGATGAGAAAAAATATACGCCTGTCCGCGAATGGATTCAGAAGCACGCAAGCGACAAGACTTTATTGCTTTCCATTTGCAATGGGGCAGAAAACCTGGCTGATACCGGCTTACTTAACGGCAAATCTGCCGCGACGCATTGGGGAGACATCGACCGACTCATTAAACAATATCCGAAAGTCCAGTGGGTGAAAGATCTGCGCTACGTCCCACAAGGCAATATCATATCTTCTGCGGGTCTGACATCGGGAATTGACGCTACACTATATGTCATCTCACAGCAGTTGGGTGAGGAGGCGGCGGAGAAAGTAGCGGTAGAGATGAACTATCCATCTTACGATTACGTGAAAAAACCGCAAATGGAACCGTTCACTGCCGGGCTCAGCGATATAACGTTCATACTTAACAACGCTTATCAATGGAACAAAGTAAAAGCGGGCGTTCTGCTGTATAACGGCGTTGATGAACTAGATTTGTCCGCCGCATTCGATACGTACGCTGCTTCTGGCACGACTTCGACGTTGACTGTTTCCGGTGCAAACGAACCGATCGTAACGAAGCATGGCCTTAACTTAGTCGCGCGCTATCAGATAAAAAACGTGCCGAAACTAGCGAAAATGATTGTCGTCGGTGCCGATGCCGAATCAGCCGCCGCCAAAGACATCAACCAATGGAACGAAAGCGGCAACAGCGCGGAACTACTGTACTTACATCGCGAAGCAATGGATCGGTTTGCAATGGATCCTGCATTCGAGGATTTGGCCAAGCAGGAGGATATTGGGACGGCGAAATTTGCTGCAAAGCGGCTCGAATATCGCGCCACCGATCATCTGAAGCTAGAAGGTAGAACCTTCTCTTTTGAAGCGTTTGGCGTACCAATTTTGCTCGGCATCCTATCCTTGATCGTTGCTTTTTTCATCGATCAGCGCTTCTTCCGCAGGAAAAAAGATATAAGCGCATCAAGGTAG